In Arachis hypogaea cultivar Tifrunner chromosome 17, arahy.Tifrunner.gnm2.J5K5, whole genome shotgun sequence, a single window of DNA contains:
- the LOC112762714 gene encoding transcription termination factor MTEF18, mitochondrial, translating into MILHLNQNRSFLFVKPKLPPPPLQPQTRLRFSLKARTFRVFKSTHIATLNNFSPVESKRVPRHVKIEAQRVLTDYLHSTRGYSFLDAEYISKNCPNFVKSLIANTFVGGNDVDVDVDGVAHSLRKFLRNRIGEIYKEAKEVFGYPKGFLLEKFREYEELGLSKSFIIKLGVCCPSILVCDHHGEFVVVLDWLKRIGIEDDWIVSYMSYSRTYSWKKMLDAIQLLDEVGYSEEQMHNLFKANPKLLLEGFGKKLRLFLVRSHKLGVKVNVMYSYFMEYPHILLNKCAKNLLRVIDILCAIGMETDEIARILSNYMHLFSTHSFKGPRTVISELKVEKAELLQVIKDDPLKLISMASSSKKKSPKQISVYDPRRHLDKITFLLKLGYAENSEEMANALKVFRGRGDLLQERFDCLVEAGLDYNSVIGMIKRAPTILNQKKDVIKEKIHFATNILGYPLESIVAFPTYFCYDLEKIAQRFSMYAWLKERKVVNPSLTLSTIVSSNDKRFEKYFVDVHPQGPTIWKNIKRLSKKNKNK; encoded by the exons ATGATTCTTCACCTCAATCAAAATCGCTCCTTTCTCTTCGTAAAACCTAagctaccaccaccaccattgcAACCACAAACCCGGTTACGTTTTTCCCTCAAAGCTCGAACCTTTCGAGTTTTTAAGTCCACCCATATCGCTACTTTGAATAACTTCTCTCCTGTTGAGTCTAAACGCGTGCCTCGTCATGTGAAAATTGAAGCTCAGCGTGTTCTTACGGATTACTTGCATTCAACACGTGGCTACAGCTTCTTGGATGCTGAGTATATCAGTAAGAATTGCCCCAACTTTGTTAAATCTTTGATTGCAAATACTTTTGTTGGTGGAAATGATGTCGATGTTGATGTTGATGGTGTTGCTCATTCATTGAGGAAGTTTCTAAG GAACAGGATTGGAGAGATTTATAAGGAAGCAAAAGAGGTATTTGGGTACCCTAAGGGGTTCTTGTTGGAGAAATTTAGAGAGTATGAAGAATTAGGGTTGAGTAAATCATTTATCATCAAGCTTGGTGTTTGTTGCCCTTCAATTTTGGTTTGTGATCATCATGGTGAATTTGTGGTTGTTCTTGATTGGTTAAAGAGAATTGGGATTGAAGATGATTGGATTGTGAGTTACATGTCTTATTCAAGGACATATAGTTGGAAGAAAATGCTTGATGCTATTCAACTTCTTGATGAAGTTGGTTATTCTGAGGAACAAATGCACAATTTGTTCAAGGCAAATCCTAAATTGTTATTGGAAGGTTTTGGGAAGAAGCTACGCTTGTTTTTGGTTAGATCACATAAGTTAGGTGTTAAGGTGAATGTTATGTATTCATATTTTATGGAATATCCTCATATACTATTAAACAAGTGTGCAAAAAATTTGTTGAGAGTGATTGATATTCTGTGTGCTATTGGAATGGAAACAGATGAAATTGCACGAATTTTGTCTAATTACATGCATCTATTCAGCACACATTCCTTCAAAGGTCCGAGAACTGTTATCTCGGAGTTGAAAGTTGAGAAAGCCGAATTACTCCAAGTCATAAAGGACGATCCACTGAAACTTATAAGTATGGCTTCAAGTTCGAAAAAGAAGAGCCCCAAACAGATATCAGTTTATGATCCGCGCAGACATTTAGACAAGATCACTTTCCTGCTGAAACTGGGGTATGCAGAGAACTCCGAGGAGATGGCGAATGCATTAAAAGTGTTCCGAGGGAGAGGTGATCTATTACAGGAGAGGTTTGATTGTTTGGTAGAAGCAGGTTTGGACTATAACAGTGTGATTGGAATGATAAAAAGAGCTCCTACGATTCTGAACCAAAAGAAAgatgtaattaaagagaagattCATTTTGCCACAAACATCTTAGGCTATCCCTTAGAAAGCATTGTGGCATTCCCAACATACTTTTGCTATGATTTGGAgaagattgctcagaggttttcaATGTATGCATGGTTGAAGGAGAGGAAGGTAGTGAATCCTTCCTTAACCTTGAGTACCATAGTTTCATCCAATGATAAAcggtttgaaaaatattttgtagATGTGCATCCTCAAGGTCCAACCATTTGGAAAAATATAAAGAGGTTatcaaagaaaaacaagaacaagtag
- the LOC112766664 gene encoding GDSL esterase/lipase At2g04570: protein MELHNNIPMFILLVFMMMITSNGGAAANVPAIIVFGDSSVDAGNNNFIPTIARSNFQPYGRDFEGGVATGRFSNGRIPTDFISEAFGLKQFVPAYLDPKYNITDFATGVTFASAATGYDNATSDVLSVIPLWKQLEYYKEYQQKLITYVGETKAHEIISESLYIMSLGTNDFLENYYTMPGGRESEYTPQQYQNFLASIAGNFIRNLYATGARKISLGGLPPMGCLPLERTTNIVGGNDCVASYNNVALEFNDKLRNLAINLNKELPGIRLVFSNPYYILLYMIKKPSTFGFQSTSVACCGTGMFEMGYACSRGDRFSCSDATKYVFWDAFHPTERTNSIVADYVVKHVLAQFLK from the exons ATGGAACTCCACAACAACATTCCAATGTTCATCCTTCTAGTCTTCATGATGATGATCACAAGTAATGGTGGTGCTGCTGCAAATGTTCCAGCAATAATTGTGTTTGGTGATTCATCAGTGGATGCAGGGAACAACAACTTCATTCCAACAATTGCTAGGAGCAATTTCCAGCCATATGGACGTGACTTTGAAGGTGGGGTTGCAACTGGGAGGTTCAGCAATGGAAGAATACCCACTGATTTCATTTCTGAGGCTTTTGGACTCAAACAATTTGTGCCTGCTTACTTGGATCCTAAGTACAATATTACTGATTTTGCCACTGGTGTCACTTTTGCTTCTGCTGCCACTGGTTATGACAATGCAACCTCTGATGTTTTG TCTGTGATACCATTATGGAAGCAATTGGAGTACTACAAGGAATATCAACAAAAGCTAATCACATATGTTGGTGAAACAAAGGCACATGAAATCATATCAGAATCACTATACATAATGAGTCTAGGAACAAATGATTTCTTAGAAAACTATTACACCATGCCAGGTGGCAGAGAATCTGAATACACACCACAGCAATACCAAAACTTTCTTGCTTCAATTGCTGGGAATTTCATCAGAAATCTCTATGCAACTGGTGCTAGGAAGATATCACTAGGTGGGTTACCTCCAATGGGGTGCTTGCCATTGGAGAGAACCACAAACATTGTTGGTGGAAATGATTGTGTTGCaagttacaataatgttgcattGGAGTTCAATGATAAGCTCAGGAATTTGGCCATTAATCTCAACAAGGAACTTCCTGGGATCAGATTGGTCTTCTCTAACCCTTATTACATCTTGTTGTATATGATCAAGAAGCCTTCTACATTTG GGTTTCAATCAACATCAGTGGCATGTTGTGGGACTGGAATGTTTGAAATGGGATATGCATGCAGCAGAGGAGACAGGTTTAGTTGCTCAGATGCCACCAAATATGTCTTCTGGGATGCTTTTCATCCAACTGAGAGAACCAATAGCATTGTTGCTGATTATGTGGTTAAGCATGTTTTAGCTCAGTTCTTAAAATAA
- the LOC112764956 gene encoding centromere/kinetochore protein zw10 homolog isoform X2, translated as MDSIFDAINVRDLLSAHDLSDPTTPLSAPDLRLLIQRLESHSLQIRSKVQSYILSHRDNFESLFSVANDAVSQSQLLSDDLAGVLKLISDQMIDAEVREVVAEIREKREELRVKRELLGLVRTILAANEMLESVREALRNGRFGFAAEGLKELKVALRVSGNVGNGNGGVEDGEPLVYGFLRKEWFQCFDEIQEVLLKLMEKSVRFDEDLNQVEVRYHLQVENLTGVQLQTVLEAMDAVGILEYGLAKVADLMIKHVMNPFVKHGQPLSFIEELNPESAVLKLVPSPDNKHEDVAGELLYSGILLFIKFIYRSICFQNDSWIRCFGRSTWPRIAELIISSFLSKVVPTDASKLPDFQKIVKCTIEFESALKDLKFISASDDNDSRLSKFADDVEVHFAHKKKTEIMSKARNLLLECDFSIPQEYTRKGSIGKNDGASMQSSSHVVDLLFLSERCLVSKAAKQLMELVHQTLQDVCLSSTRVALEFYRAARDAILLYEVVVPVKLERQLDGINQVAVLMHNDCLYLSQEILGLAFEYRTDFPSSLKEHAVFVDLAPRFQLLAEGILQRQVHRVIYNLKEAIDGADGFQNTHQMKEFESAKFSIEQVVFILEKVRIIWEPLLLPSTYRKSMSTVIESVFSRIARDILLLDDMAADETLQLQRLIHLMLENLSPLFNSLAAMDQKSHEFSGESLDNLIPSLSKIRKLSELLDMPLKSITASWENKELISCGFTITEVEDFIKAIFTDSPLRRDCLWKIHNANF; from the exons ATGGACTCGATCTTCGACGCGATCAACGTCCGAGATCTCCTCTCGGCGCACGACCTCTCCGATCCAACAACGCCGCTCTCCGCACCGGATCTCCGCCTCCTCATCCAGCGACTAGAATCGCATTCCCTTCAGATCCGATCCAAGGTCCAATCCTACATCCTCTCCCACCGCGACAACTTCGAGTCACTCTTTTCTGTGGCCAATGACGCCGTTTCCCAGTCCCAGCTTCTCTCCGACGACCTCGCCGGAGTCCTCAAGCTCATCTCCGACCAGATGATCGATGCCGAGGTGCGCGAGGTTGTGGCGGAGATTAGGGAGAAGAGGGAGGAGCTGAGGGTGAAGAGGGAGCTGTTAGGGTTGGTGAGGACAATTCTTGCGGCGAATGAGATGTTGGAGAGTGTTAGGGAAGCGTTAAGGAATGGACGGTTTGGCTTCGCTGCTGAAGGGTTGAAGGAGCTGAAGGTGGCGCTTAGGGTTAGTGGAAATGTTGGTAATGGTAATGGTGGTGTTGAGGATGGAGAGCCATTGGTGTATGGATTTTTGCGGAAGGAATGGTTTCAGTGCTTTGATGAG ATTCAAGAGGTCCTTTTGAAGTTAATGGAAAAGTCTGTGCGATTTGATGAGGACTTGAATCAAGTTGAAGTTAGATATCACTTACAAGTTGAGAATCTGACTGGGGTTCAGCTACAAACAGTTCTGGAGGCAATGGAT GCAGTTGGTATTCTAGAGTATGGGCTTGCTAAAGTTGCTGATTTGATGATCAAGCATGTTATGAATCCATTTGTAAAACATGGGCAACCTCTTTCATTTATAGAGGAACTGAATCCTGAATCAGCTGTACTGAAGCTAGTTCCATCTCCAGATAATAAG CATGAAGATGTTGCTGGGGAATTGCTTTATTCAGGGATTTTGCTGTTTATCAAATTCATTTACAGGAGCATTTGCTTCCAGAATGATTCTTGGATCCGGTGTTTTGGAAGGTCGACATGGCCAAGGATAGCAGAGTTGATAATATCCAGCTTTCTTTCAAAG GTTGTACCAACAGATGCATCAAAACTTCCCGACTTTCAGAAAATCGTCAAATGTACAATTGAATTTGAATCTGCTTTAAAAGACCTTAAGTTCATCTCCGCATCGGATGACAATGATAGCAGACTGAGCAAGTTTGCTGATGATGTTGAGGTTCACTTTGCACACAAGAAAAAGACCGAGATCATGTCAAAGGCTAGAAATCTGCTCCTAGAGTGTGACTTTTCCATACCTCAA GAGTATACAAGGAAGGGTTCCATTGGGAAGAATGATGGAGCTTCTATGCAATCATCCAGCCATGTGGTTGATTTGCTTTTCTTGTCAGAAAGGTGTTTAGTATCCAAAGCAGCCAAACAATTGATGGAGCTAGTTCATCAGACTCTGCAG GATGTTTGTCTGTCATCTACAAGAGTTGCATTGGAATTTTATCGTGCAGCTAGAGATGCTATACTCCTCTATGAGGTTGTTGTCCCTGTCAAG CTAGAGAGGCAGCTAGATGGCATCAATCAAGTAGCTGTTCTGATGCATAATGACTGTCTTTATCTTTCACAAGAGATACTTGGTCTTGCATTTGAG TATCGAACAGACTTTCCAAGCTCCTTGAAAGAGCATGCTGTCTTTGTTGATTTGGCTCCAAGGTTTCAGCTTTTGGCAGAAGGAATACTGCAGAGACAAGTTCATCGTGTTATTTACAACTTGAAGGAG GCCATAGATGGTGCTGATGGATTTCAAAATACCCATCAGATGAAAGAATTTGAGTCAGCTAAATTCAGCATAGAGCAG GTTGTGTTCATCCTGGAGAAAGTACGTATCATATGGGAGCCACTCTTGCTTCCTTCAACTTACCGGAAAAGCATGAGTACAGTCATAGAGTCGGTTTTCTCAAGAATTGCAAGAGATATACTCCTCTTAGATGACATGGCAGCAGATGAGACTTTACAG CTACAAAGACTAATCCATTTAATGCTGGAAAACCTATCACCTTTATTCAACTCCCTGGCCGCCATGGATCAGAAATCGCACGAGTTCTCTGGAGAATCTCTTGATAACCTTATACCATCTTTAAGTAAAATCCGCAAACTATCAG
- the LOC140180474 gene encoding uncharacterized mitochondrial protein AtMg00820-like translates to MTTRSKLGIFKPRALQATIELRSVKEALTFPEWKKAMDNEYEALTKNLTWKLVPLPQGREAIESKWVFRVKYNADDSLQKHKSKLDAQGFSQRPEFDFNETYSPVVKPTSISDFDSGISKRVEHQAATQQQCIPS, encoded by the coding sequence ATGACCACAAGAAGTAAACTCGGCATTTTTAAACCAAGAGCATTACAAGCCACAATTGAACTTAGAAGTGTCAAAGAAGCATTAACTTTCCCAGAATGGAAGAAAGCCATGGACAATGAATATGAAGCATTGACGAAGAATCTAACATGGAAGTTGGTACCACTGCCACAAGGGAGAGAGGCTATTGAAAGCAAATGGGTATTTAGAGTCAAGTACAATGCTGATGACTCATTGCAGAAGCATAAATCCAAATTAGATGCACAAGGGTTCTCCCAAAGACCTGAATTTGATTTTAATGAAACTTATAGCCCAGTAGTGAAGCCAACTTCGATAAGTGATTTTGACAGTGGCATTAGCAAAAGAGTGGAGCATCAGGCAGCTACACAACAACAATGCATTCCTTCATAG
- the LOC112764956 gene encoding centromere/kinetochore protein zw10 homolog isoform X1, whose protein sequence is MDSIFDAINVRDLLSAHDLSDPTTPLSAPDLRLLIQRLESHSLQIRSKVQSYILSHRDNFESLFSVANDAVSQSQLLSDDLAGVLKLISDQMIDAEVREVVAEIREKREELRVKRELLGLVRTILAANEMLESVREALRNGRFGFAAEGLKELKVALRVSGNVGNGNGGVEDGEPLVYGFLRKEWFQCFDEIQEVLLKLMEKSVRFDEDLNQVEVRYHLQVENLTGVQLQTVLEAMDAVGILEYGLAKVADLMIKHVMNPFVKHGQPLSFIEELNPESAVLKLVPSPDNKHEDVAGELLYSGILLFIKFIYRSICFQNDSWIRCFGRSTWPRIAELIISSFLSKIVTLGVWFQVVPTDASKLPDFQKIVKCTIEFESALKDLKFISASDDNDSRLSKFADDVEVHFAHKKKTEIMSKARNLLLECDFSIPQEYTRKGSIGKNDGASMQSSSHVVDLLFLSERCLVSKAAKQLMELVHQTLQDVCLSSTRVALEFYRAARDAILLYEVVVPVKLERQLDGINQVAVLMHNDCLYLSQEILGLAFEYRTDFPSSLKEHAVFVDLAPRFQLLAEGILQRQVHRVIYNLKEAIDGADGFQNTHQMKEFESAKFSIEQVVFILEKVRIIWEPLLLPSTYRKSMSTVIESVFSRIARDILLLDDMAADETLQLQRLIHLMLENLSPLFNSLAAMDQKSHEFSGESLDNLIPSLSKIRKLSELLDMPLKSITASWENKELISCGFTITEVEDFIKAIFTDSPLRRDCLWKIHNANF, encoded by the exons ATGGACTCGATCTTCGACGCGATCAACGTCCGAGATCTCCTCTCGGCGCACGACCTCTCCGATCCAACAACGCCGCTCTCCGCACCGGATCTCCGCCTCCTCATCCAGCGACTAGAATCGCATTCCCTTCAGATCCGATCCAAGGTCCAATCCTACATCCTCTCCCACCGCGACAACTTCGAGTCACTCTTTTCTGTGGCCAATGACGCCGTTTCCCAGTCCCAGCTTCTCTCCGACGACCTCGCCGGAGTCCTCAAGCTCATCTCCGACCAGATGATCGATGCCGAGGTGCGCGAGGTTGTGGCGGAGATTAGGGAGAAGAGGGAGGAGCTGAGGGTGAAGAGGGAGCTGTTAGGGTTGGTGAGGACAATTCTTGCGGCGAATGAGATGTTGGAGAGTGTTAGGGAAGCGTTAAGGAATGGACGGTTTGGCTTCGCTGCTGAAGGGTTGAAGGAGCTGAAGGTGGCGCTTAGGGTTAGTGGAAATGTTGGTAATGGTAATGGTGGTGTTGAGGATGGAGAGCCATTGGTGTATGGATTTTTGCGGAAGGAATGGTTTCAGTGCTTTGATGAG ATTCAAGAGGTCCTTTTGAAGTTAATGGAAAAGTCTGTGCGATTTGATGAGGACTTGAATCAAGTTGAAGTTAGATATCACTTACAAGTTGAGAATCTGACTGGGGTTCAGCTACAAACAGTTCTGGAGGCAATGGAT GCAGTTGGTATTCTAGAGTATGGGCTTGCTAAAGTTGCTGATTTGATGATCAAGCATGTTATGAATCCATTTGTAAAACATGGGCAACCTCTTTCATTTATAGAGGAACTGAATCCTGAATCAGCTGTACTGAAGCTAGTTCCATCTCCAGATAATAAG CATGAAGATGTTGCTGGGGAATTGCTTTATTCAGGGATTTTGCTGTTTATCAAATTCATTTACAGGAGCATTTGCTTCCAGAATGATTCTTGGATCCGGTGTTTTGGAAGGTCGACATGGCCAAGGATAGCAGAGTTGATAATATCCAGCTTTCTTTCAAAG ATAGTCACTCTAGGTGTCTGGTTTCAGGTTGTACCAACAGATGCATCAAAACTTCCCGACTTTCAGAAAATCGTCAAATGTACAATTGAATTTGAATCTGCTTTAAAAGACCTTAAGTTCATCTCCGCATCGGATGACAATGATAGCAGACTGAGCAAGTTTGCTGATGATGTTGAGGTTCACTTTGCACACAAGAAAAAGACCGAGATCATGTCAAAGGCTAGAAATCTGCTCCTAGAGTGTGACTTTTCCATACCTCAA GAGTATACAAGGAAGGGTTCCATTGGGAAGAATGATGGAGCTTCTATGCAATCATCCAGCCATGTGGTTGATTTGCTTTTCTTGTCAGAAAGGTGTTTAGTATCCAAAGCAGCCAAACAATTGATGGAGCTAGTTCATCAGACTCTGCAG GATGTTTGTCTGTCATCTACAAGAGTTGCATTGGAATTTTATCGTGCAGCTAGAGATGCTATACTCCTCTATGAGGTTGTTGTCCCTGTCAAG CTAGAGAGGCAGCTAGATGGCATCAATCAAGTAGCTGTTCTGATGCATAATGACTGTCTTTATCTTTCACAAGAGATACTTGGTCTTGCATTTGAG TATCGAACAGACTTTCCAAGCTCCTTGAAAGAGCATGCTGTCTTTGTTGATTTGGCTCCAAGGTTTCAGCTTTTGGCAGAAGGAATACTGCAGAGACAAGTTCATCGTGTTATTTACAACTTGAAGGAG GCCATAGATGGTGCTGATGGATTTCAAAATACCCATCAGATGAAAGAATTTGAGTCAGCTAAATTCAGCATAGAGCAG GTTGTGTTCATCCTGGAGAAAGTACGTATCATATGGGAGCCACTCTTGCTTCCTTCAACTTACCGGAAAAGCATGAGTACAGTCATAGAGTCGGTTTTCTCAAGAATTGCAAGAGATATACTCCTCTTAGATGACATGGCAGCAGATGAGACTTTACAG CTACAAAGACTAATCCATTTAATGCTGGAAAACCTATCACCTTTATTCAACTCCCTGGCCGCCATGGATCAGAAATCGCACGAGTTCTCTGGAGAATCTCTTGATAACCTTATACCATCTTTAAGTAAAATCCGCAAACTATCAG